A region of the Cannabis sativa cultivar Pink pepper isolate KNU-18-1 chromosome 3, ASM2916894v1, whole genome shotgun sequence genome:
ATTTTCAATTTGAGTAGAAATAATGAGGAGCCCACATAACTTCTTACAccaacaataacaataacaaaattTCTTTAAGTTCACAACTTGGAAACCAAATTGAGGGAGAACTTGATCAATTCTGGAATCTTGAATTAGTTTCCAAGAATTACTATTCAAGCTATATATTTCGAGAGAATCAAAGCCCTTGATCGCGATGATTTTATAATCATTAGCTCGGGAATCATATCCGAACCCTAATACTTTCACATTAATAAATTCGTCGCGGTAGAGTGGAACAAACTTCAATTTCTTCAAAGCAAGATTGCATAAAGCAATAGAGTAAATTGTATTGATACAGATTATGCCGTTATAGTATGACACTCCGTAATAATGTGTAAAAGGGTGAAAATTCGGAATACAACCATCATCATGATGATCATGATCATTATTGGCCAATATTGTGAAAATATAAGAGGTGATGGGACCATAGGGAGAAAGGGCTGAAATGTTCCTTAGATATATTTCTTTAGAGGACCATAGCTTGGTGTCCATATTGGCATAGTGCTTGAGTACAAAAAATGAGTTATTCATTAGAGAATGAATGGAATAGTACCAATTCTTACAAACAAGTTTGAATCTTTGCAGAGACTCCACAGGCAACCATGACATGATTTCAATTGCTACATCCTCATTCAAATCAAAGAAATTGGTCATTTTTGTTGTACACTTGACTTAATTTCTTGAATCttggttctctgttttgggatttgtttttttaaatgaaagaaaaacaaagaaagagagaaattgAGAAGTGAATGAAGTGATGGGATTGTTTTATTGAAACTTGTTATTTAAAGTAAACCTTATGAGAATATGGGGATGGGATGAGGGAACCAATTAGTTAGTTGGTTTGTTTTAGGGGGTGAAGACTACTATCGAGTGTGCTAGCCTATAGAGTACTATTCTTacattaatcttttttttttcgtcattttaaAGTTAAAAGAATAAATTATTAAGAGGTGAATGGAAATAAATAGCACTCTTAGTAGAatctgtattttattttttaaaatacattattaaaactccactttattaatttattgaaaatcacatttttacaatatatcatacaataatctatttatttttattttataccatTTAAATATAATGTTGGATATTGATTTTCTGCAGCTTCTTATTAGGGTGTTATTTTGTTATTACTAGCGGGAGGATAATACTTTTGGctagttttttttagaaattttggttggttttttagtattttagtattgtTGAGCTAGTGATATGGGTTGTGTGTTaaattctaagtttatttttaatctTATTTTGAAGAATATCAATCTAATATAATTGTGTTTTTTTAGTTTGGTGTTGTGATGTTTTTCAGTTTTGCTAGCTCTGACAATAATTTTATATTGGGAAGGTATCTTTTCAATGTGATGGGGTGTTGTTTGATTGTGTTATtagttttattgtttaaatttttgggggcagttttgtcccatgtggctcgGGATAAGAATTTTGCAACACATGGTTTGGCAAAGCATGCCcttcggttagacgatgagttATCCTGGCTCGAGGAGGTGTCGTCGTCGATTGTGGATTGCTGTTTTGTTTATCATGTGTGATTTTATTCACCGCgtcaaaaaatgtatatataaattttagggaaatttttaaaaatacccttcttttatgttttatttgcaATTTTACggcttaaaatttttaattacaaaaatactcttgtaaagttttaaaattacaaaaatacactttgttcaacaaaaagtaaaaaaaaaataacgtgAAATCAACCCCACGACAACTATAAATCAACTATataaaataaccaaaaaaaatctcatgacaattataatataactataaataaattataaaacaactaaaaaaatagttcattatttttactaaagatgtatttttgtaaataaaaattttaaaatgtaaaaatgaaaaatatgaaaGTAAGTGTTACAAAAATAACTAAGAATTTTATGAATCTAATTTATTAAGTAATCTAAAGTATAATACTCTCACTAGAGTAATTAGTAActctaaaatatatttgtaaatgAGATAGCTAAATGTATGGagctatttattattattattattattattattattattattattattattattattattattattttgaaacaaTGTATTAAGCtattttacatttttcttttaattaaacttacattTTTGCATGAATGTCCCCTACGTGTGAGTGTCTCAATTAATGGCTCTAAGGAATAACAAAATTTACCGtaaattaaatacataaataGTTACCAATTCAGAATTTTCACATAGGAttaattgttttaaaaatatttataacaagTTTTGTACTTAattttgtgtttattttattacttttagtatattattaaattaaaaagaaattgtttaatttttaatgtattttttcagCCCCCATGCCCAACAAGGTAAGCCCTAGCAGACTGCAAAATGAGGTTTGGCCATTGAAATTTTTAGGAAATTTTATACAAAGTACTTAGGTTAGgtacttatttttatatttttactggaAAAAAATATCAGATTTTTTTACAAATCTTTTTAGTTACACTTGTTGTTTCATATTGCAGAaacataatataatatagtgtaaacatacaaacataaacttTTTATCTTTTAggagtaatatataataaaatcccaattttttatttagagttaaatGTCACTGAACTTTTGCTCCACATAAataattctttttaaaaaaaacaaaaagaaaagaatgtaGAGAGCAGAGCATGGGCCTAACCCTAAACTGTAAGTCAACTTAGGTACAAGGGTAGTGGCCATTTTGAAGGCACTCAAAATCTCATTTTTGTAATTGGCCCAGAAGACCCATATTCATGAGGCCCAAAGCAAAGGAACATCAGCCTATTGCAATCTAAACATTTGGcattaatcaagagaaatttagatggtatactaatttttgctatttttttatagaaatacTGTCAGgctgtattttttatttttttactgtatttttttataagtttcatactgcagtatactgtgttaagtttccactggtgttctactggtattttttagttgttctactgttgttttgagttgttttgttttgtgttctactggtgttttataaaaacacagtatttttgaaaaaaaatccgtgtgacagtatttttgtaaaagttaactcaaattctagtatttttataaatttttcttaatgAATGGGACCAAGTTATGAGTACTATTGGTGTCTACTATTCTCTTAGTGtcaatattgttattattgtaattaagtatcggatcccatataatttaatataataatttttagggagtatcgcttaTTAATCGCAAGACGACATGTGTCGAAACTACTAAAAAGAGTGAGGAATATTTATCTCAGCCACCAGCACTAACTTTCATTCAatctgtttattattttttagttaaaaaaaaaaattagttttgttTTGGTTAATAAGAGAATAATTGacggatttttggaaatatagattttttctttttttttttttcttttgataaaGTTTGGAAATAAAGAttttgatttgaaaaaaaaaaaaaagaattcatttttgttttttttgggtaaataccattttagatcttgtattttgtaaaattattaattggaccttctattttgttaaatgacaaaatagaccttgtatttttcaaaattgtacaaataggatcctaaactaatttttttgtcaaaataaaactaaataataatctaatctaaagatgttatgataaaactgattacattttttgtatctgttcgtgttagaatttgtcttaaagttagttatattaaaaaataaaattgttaaaaattaagttcaGTGTCTTATTTTTagcattttagaaaatataaggtctatttagtcatttaacaaaacagatggtccaactaataacttttgcaaaatacatgctccaaaatagtatttaccctttttCGGTtagtattaattataatttatattttataattaatatgatcatatcaatatattttagggataatttaaaaaaatataaaaaaaaattacagaaatacggtttaatttttaatatttttacggctttttagattttatttacataaaatatagttttttggtgtatttttatgttgtactcttgttattttgttgttgattttttattattgcatattattttttatatttttttgttacttttatgtgattttttagtatttttatatgttttttttatggTAGTTTCAATTTACGttcataattattattgttattttttatttttaaaaatcatattatgaattattttgaatttatagTTTGGATATTATATCTTGTTACCTTTTATATATTGatactatttatatttatattagatATAGCATTTTAACTAGTATATAGTCAAATGGGTTTACTTAGTTTTTTTTAGTGAATAGAATACTTTATAAATTTATGATGTAAATATCTGTAAATAGTGTAAGAATCTCCATAGCTCATCGATTAATCGAAAGGTATGCTTTGTTAAACTATAGACTGCTAAAATAAGTGAGAAACATGAGATAAACTGTCTCccaaaatttaaacaataaatataaCGTCCTCAAACAACACACCAAAAGAGTTAGAGCTTCAACTTATACCATTGAAAAACTACACACCAACTCATTATAAAATGAATTAACActaataaaagaaattattaaaatttagaaGATAACAACTCTCAAACGAATTATGTGTAAAACAAACTTATCGACAAAGTCTCTGTACTAGTAGGCCATTCACAAAACCGACCTAtagaataacaaaatataaagttCTATTACCCACATAATttgatgaaaaaataaataaatccatATTATAATATCAAGATTTGAAACACTTATCTGTCAAAtctaaaatgttatttgttgaAATCATGAGTACAAAATGAAACATTTCTCTTACTcattaaaaatactataaatttatCCTAAATAATTAAGGACAAACTATAAAAAATAGCACAAACGACATAAAAATATCAAAACCATTAAAAAATGATACCAAATTTATCCTAAATTGATATTGATGTGGGAAAGTCCAAAATTTAGTTGTTTTGATTTAACTTATATTTGTTTAAGTGTTATAAATGAACCAAATATatccatataaaaaaaaataaatatgctaGCAATATCCACACATATATGAATGATTCTATATAAGTAAAAATTTAccagtttagttttttttttcggaGTTTCAACAATTAGACATTGCCCAAAATTCAGTTCTTATAGATAAATATTCAATACCCAAGTAGGCTTGTAAGGTTGATTATAATCAAGTGCTTTATGGGTCGTCTCAGACCTTTCAATTGGGTTTTATTCCTCAAATAGTGAGACTTTTTGTATACAAAGAATTTACAttgataaatattaatttattactttttaatattatttttataattacttTTTACCAATAATATTTCTTATaattattgttaatttatattttatttggtAGTTTATAGTTATGATACTTTGTTTATACCCGTTGTGGATTGTGGCTTGTGTTGTGCTGTGTTtggtaatttatttttgtacttggtgtgccttgtttgtttagtaccatatgctagtttaagtctTTTTAACAATTATCCTAATAGTGGTGTGAGGTAAATGTAACTTTGGCCAAGAAAGAAGTTATCAAAGATAAGTTTTTTcttcattaattttttaatttaaaattaaaactcatattttaatttaatattattattaatgtagtATTAAATGTAGTgattattcaaaaatttaaagatTTTCATGAGATAAGttttacttattatttattttcttaaatttactTTATCATGCGTGTATTTTTCatacattttttaaaagtttgttattatttatttctatttatataaTTGGTAGATATTATTTGGGGAAATTACCCGTTGTACtcctttttcaaagttttttccGTTTTTAcgtttagtttaaaaaaaattcacttatataattttgaattttcattaatatttctattttatcttttaatattCACTTTTACGTCTTCTTCCTCAGTTTATCTATTTCACTTCTGgtttttattcttcttcttcctttgcaCTTAGCTCTGCGATTCGGTCCTACGGCGGCTTCGACGGTATCGGCACTTTGGCTTCGACGACTTGCTGATTTATGAGATTTGGGGTGGTGTTGATAGAATTAACGGTGATTTGCAGACTGCCGTTGGATTTGACAGGAGAGATTTGAGTGATTGAAACTCACATTGCAATGATTTGGGGACAGATCGGAGAGCTAAGCTCCGACAACTTCGGCATGATTGCAACGGAGCTCTATTtcgttttcttcttttttcttcaggATAGGCGATGATTTTGAGGGCGGGTGGATCGACCGGCGCAGCTCCGAAATCGGCGTTAATGGAGGTTTTCTCCGGCCTCTGTTTCGTTTACTTTTTCTGGTTGAGTATAAGATATACGTTGAACGTTGAAGGTTAAAGGTAGAGATGAAAGCCTAAATACGtatttttgcaaaataaaatctaattgtGGTTAGTTCTTAATATAAACGTATTTttgcaaaaaaaatttattaaaaatgcaATAGTAAAAAGAGCCCATATTATTTTGGGGCGATAAAAAAAGTATAAtcattatttttacaattattttaaagttttattaTCAAATTTTAGGATTGacgaaaaattttattatttggaAGATCCATTTCCTTCCTATTAGTGTtggttgcaatttttttttcttttgaataatcaaacttacaattttactaatgtaaggatgtttttttatataatgatTCAAAACTATTGTAATAGTATATAATCCAAAGAAGTTATAAAATGCTCATTGCTCTACTACATGGGGAAGTTTATAAACTTTTAAAATACAACACGAAAAAGCCAAATTACAATTTGATGAGAATGTAGATGAAAGTAATTTTCAACAAGCTAAACTGAAGAGTTAAATTAAGGAGCATCTCCAAATCCAAATACAAGATCTTGCTCTTAACAATAATAACTACACATTTTGATGATGGGAttagaatgaaaaatatttGGCAACAACAAACAACCATATGAGCCAAATTGTCATCCTATAGTTAGTTTCCTAATATTCACAGCTTGCAAatgacaccaaaaaaaaaatatactaacaaaaattgaaaaagaatacTTCAAAACCGGCCGGAATCTAGTTCTGAGCCTGCATCCGAcgactcttcttcttcttctcgttGCCTCTGAGAAGTGAAAGGCGGGGGTGGTGGATCAACACTTAGTACTCCTTCCAACACCTTCACCACTTCCCTCATCGAAGGCCTCATTCGTTCATCCATTTGCACACACCAAAACGCAATTCTCAACACTCGGTCCAGCATTTCTGAATCAACCCCGCCATTGATCCTTTTGTCTACTACGTTTAAACCATTTCCTTCGATCCATTCCTTGTAAGCCCAGTGAGAAACTTCGCCATCTTCTTTACACCCGCTTATCAATGTTAATACCATTTTCCCGAAATCTTCTACATCCATCTCAGCAGAAAAGCCCGAGCTTGACATTTCGCTGGCTACATTGTGAAGCCCGAATTCACTCACCTTGGCTTCTAACTTCTCATCCAACACTACATTTTCGCATTTCAAATTTCCATGACTTACAAACTCCCTGCAACCTGTGTGCAAATAAGAAAGAGCCCTTGCCACACTCATACATATCTCAATTCTCTTTCCCCAAGTTAGCTTCTTACAAAGTTTAGAATCTTCAATATATTTACTCAAAGAACCATTCTCAGCGTATTCGTAGATCAAAAATCTGTGGTTTAACTCACAACAATAGCCTTTTAGCTTCACAAGGTTCTTATGATGAATGCTTCCTATCTTCGAAACAGCAACTCGGTATTTCCTTTCTTCGGTGGTTGTTGCTTTTACGTCTTTGACAGCAACTGGTTGCTTGTTCGGGAGCAATCCTTTGAACATTGTAGGACCAATTCGCTGCTCAAAGTTTTTAGTAAGATCCTTGATTTCTGAGAAGGATAATACAGTCAAACCATTCGAGTTCGGGCCTTTGTATCCTAAAACAGCTTTCTTCATTGCTCTTCTTCTTTTATATACAATGAAAACAATTGCCAACTGAACCACCACAAATAAAACCGATGTTCCAGAGACCGCTCCAGCTACACAAGTGACACAAAATTTAGAGCCTTTTTGTGGAGTTTCTTCGGAGGAGGTGGTTGCCACAATACTGGGATCAACAGCAATTGGATCCGAACACAACTTGGCAAATGATACTGAACTCAGTGATGGATCAGAGTAGCCACTAACGTATGGAGTTTTCTTTATGAAGCACCGAGCAGTTCCATCGTTCATGAAGGTTGCAGCTGTACAAAGTGGATCCTTTAGGCATAAGCTTTCACATTGGTGTGAACTAATGCCCGAAACTAAATCATCATTTTGGTACATTCCGTACAAAAAAGTGTGCTTGTAATTGAGCAAGTTCAAACCAGATCTGCACTTCTGTCGACCTGGAATTGTACACCTCGGGATGGACTCGTTTGAAAGCTTAAATGGGCATTTACAAGTTTGGGAACCTGTTTCTGTATAGACACAGATGCCATTGTAACCACAAGTGGCGAAAACATTGCATTGATTCTCAACAGCTTGCCAGACATGTCTCCATGTTTGTGAAGCTTCTTCCCATGAGTAAAGCCTCAGATTACCATCAACATCAAGCCTGAGATAACGATAATGAACTGTATCATTATGATCTTCTCCAAAAACCGACCAAATGGTATCCCGCCTCTGGTCTTGGATTTGTAGGGTCCCATCAGATGTGAGCAAAGCTGTGAAATTTAAACCGATCGGACTACTACTAGTCCAATAGGTGAAATGACTATCCCACCTTAGTTGCAACTGACCCGAAGCATTCATGAAAAGCGAGTAGTAACTCGACATATGATTCTTACTCGCAGCTCGAAGTGTATGCAAAGCAGAAAAGTATTGTCCTGGAAGAAGTGTATCAGCAGGAAAATCAAAACTTTGCCAAGCTATATCTTCATTATCAGTCAATAGAACAAAATTGCCATTGTCATAAAGAGCAGCCGAAGCAATAGGAAGCTGACTTGTTTTGCTGTTCCATACATTAACACCCTTCAAAGAATCAAACAAATTCATTTCTCCATCCATGGTAAGACTGAAGTAAGAACTATTACCAACCATGATATCAGCTCCCACAACCCAAACAACAGCTTGTTTCTCAACTGGAATTGATTTCGAATTGAAACGAATCCCGACCCTGAACAAATTCGGATGCTCCGTCCCATTAAAGAATCCAAATGAAAAGTCACCATTAGGGGAAACCCAAAACTTATTGTCAGACACAGAAAGTTTTGAACCCAAAGGAATCTTTGAAACAACAGGTTGCAGCCAAAACCCAGCAGAGAGACACAGGAGGAAGGAAAAGGACCATTTAAACAGATACCCATTTGGTTCAAACATAACTGAATAAGCCCTAAAAGGAAAAACAActaaagattagtataatgagaCACTGTTCTGAACTTGGAACTATATGTGAAATTAGACAAGTCTCAACATTTTTCAACACAAGCATATTGAGCAAAACTAAAGGTACTAAAACTTCTTGTTCTACATACAAGAAAAGAagataacacatatatatatatatatttatatatatatgaaactgaGTATAAAGAAATTAATACCTGACAAAGGGAGAGTCAAACTCCAGGGATTTGTTGAAGAAGCCTGTGTAGCATGCCACCAAGACCATATCAAAACTATCTCGTGCTTAATATTATCTGGGCCCATTACAACAAAATTAACGAGTAAAAATGAGAACTTTGAATGTGAATAAAACGGTAGGCTGCCTAAGACCTACTAATTCGATAGAAAAACTGGGTGGACATGAATGAGCTGTAAAGTGAggaaattttagattttttttttttctatgatttaTCCAAGGATGACTGATGAGGAAAGTGGGTGTTGAATGAaacttgaaaagaaaaaatattaaagaaaaaaaaaatgggaccCAAAACTCAAGCCAATTGAGTCATAGTTTGGCAATGCAATCACTTTCAGGATCAAAAAGTTGAAAAACATGTACAATGATAAGGAAAACAcaggaaattttagaaaaatacaaacttttaaaCCCCAAatataataagata
Encoded here:
- the LOC115710009 gene encoding G-type lectin S-receptor-like serine/threonine-protein kinase SD3-1 isoform X3, which encodes MFEPNGYLFKWSFSFLLCLSAGFWLQPVVSKIPLGSKLSVSDNKFWVSPNGDFSFGFFNGTEHPNLFRVGIRFNSKSIPVEKQAVVWVVGADIMVGNSSYFSLTMDGEMNLFDSLKGVNVWNSKTSQLPIASAALYDNGNFVLLTDNEDIAWQSFDFPADTLLPGQYFSALHTLRAASKNHMSSYYSLFMNASGQLQLRWDSHFTYWTSSSPIGLNFTALLTSDGTLQIQDQRRDTIWSVFGEDHNDTVHYRYLRLDVDGNLRLYSWEEASQTWRHVWQAVENQCNVFATCGYNGICVYTETGSQTCKCPFKLSNESIPRCTIPGRQKCRSGLNLLNYKHTFLYGMYQNDDLVSGISSHQCESLCLKDPLCTAATFMNDGTARCFIKKTPYVSGYSDPSLSSVSFAKLCSDPIAVDPSIVATTSSEETPQKGSKFCVTCVAGAVSGTSVLFVVVQLAIVFIVYKRRRAMKKAVLGYKGPNSNGLTVLSFSEIKDLTKNFEQRIGPTMFKGLLPNKQPVAVKDVKATTTEERKYRVAVSKIGSIHHKNLVKLKGYCCELNHRFLIYEYAENGSLSKYIEDSKLCKKLTWGKRIEICMSVARALSYLHTGCREFVSHGNLKCENVVLDEKLEAKVSEFGLHNVASEMSSSGFSAEMDVEDFGKMVLTLISGCKEDGEVSHWAYKEWIEGNGLNVVDKRINGGVDSEMLDRVLRIAFWCVQMDERMRPSMREVVKVLEGVLSVDPPPPPFTSQRQREEEEESSDAGSELDSGRF
- the LOC115710009 gene encoding G-type lectin S-receptor-like serine/threonine-protein kinase SD3-1 isoform X1, with amino-acid sequence MGPDNIKHEIVLIWSWWHATQASSTNPWSLTLPLSVMFEPNGYLFKWSFSFLLCLSAGFWLQPVVSKIPLGSKLSVSDNKFWVSPNGDFSFGFFNGTEHPNLFRVGIRFNSKSIPVEKQAVVWVVGADIMVGNSSYFSLTMDGEMNLFDSLKGVNVWNSKTSQLPIASAALYDNGNFVLLTDNEDIAWQSFDFPADTLLPGQYFSALHTLRAASKNHMSSYYSLFMNASGQLQLRWDSHFTYWTSSSPIGLNFTALLTSDGTLQIQDQRRDTIWSVFGEDHNDTVHYRYLRLDVDGNLRLYSWEEASQTWRHVWQAVENQCNVFATCGYNGICVYTETGSQTCKCPFKLSNESIPRCTIPGRQKCRSGLNLLNYKHTFLYGMYQNDDLVSGISSHQCESLCLKDPLCTAATFMNDGTARCFIKKTPYVSGYSDPSLSSVSFAKLCSDPIAVDPSIVATTSSEETPQKGSKFCVTCVAGAVSGTSVLFVVVQLAIVFIVYKRRRAMKKAVLGYKGPNSNGLTVLSFSEIKDLTKNFEQRIGPTMFKGLLPNKQPVAVKDVKATTTEERKYRVAVSKIGSIHHKNLVKLKGYCCELNHRFLIYEYAENGSLSKYIEDSKLCKKLTWGKRIEICMSVARALSYLHTGCREFVSHGNLKCENVVLDEKLEAKVSEFGLHNVASEMSSSGFSAEMDVEDFGKMVLTLISGCKEDGEVSHWAYKEWIEGNGLNVVDKRINGGVDSEMLDRVLRIAFWCVQMDERMRPSMREVVKVLEGVLSVDPPPPPFTSQRQREEEEESSDAGSELDSGRF
- the LOC115710009 gene encoding G-type lectin S-receptor-like serine/threonine-protein kinase SD3-1 isoform X2, with amino-acid sequence MVLVACYTGFFNKSLEFDSPFVRAYSVMFEPNGYLFKWSFSFLLCLSAGFWLQPVVSKIPLGSKLSVSDNKFWVSPNGDFSFGFFNGTEHPNLFRVGIRFNSKSIPVEKQAVVWVVGADIMVGNSSYFSLTMDGEMNLFDSLKGVNVWNSKTSQLPIASAALYDNGNFVLLTDNEDIAWQSFDFPADTLLPGQYFSALHTLRAASKNHMSSYYSLFMNASGQLQLRWDSHFTYWTSSSPIGLNFTALLTSDGTLQIQDQRRDTIWSVFGEDHNDTVHYRYLRLDVDGNLRLYSWEEASQTWRHVWQAVENQCNVFATCGYNGICVYTETGSQTCKCPFKLSNESIPRCTIPGRQKCRSGLNLLNYKHTFLYGMYQNDDLVSGISSHQCESLCLKDPLCTAATFMNDGTARCFIKKTPYVSGYSDPSLSSVSFAKLCSDPIAVDPSIVATTSSEETPQKGSKFCVTCVAGAVSGTSVLFVVVQLAIVFIVYKRRRAMKKAVLGYKGPNSNGLTVLSFSEIKDLTKNFEQRIGPTMFKGLLPNKQPVAVKDVKATTTEERKYRVAVSKIGSIHHKNLVKLKGYCCELNHRFLIYEYAENGSLSKYIEDSKLCKKLTWGKRIEICMSVARALSYLHTGCREFVSHGNLKCENVVLDEKLEAKVSEFGLHNVASEMSSSGFSAEMDVEDFGKMVLTLISGCKEDGEVSHWAYKEWIEGNGLNVVDKRINGGVDSEMLDRVLRIAFWCVQMDERMRPSMREVVKVLEGVLSVDPPPPPFTSQRQREEEEESSDAGSELDSGRF
- the LOC115711039 gene encoding jacalin-related lectin 38-like, which codes for MTNFFDLNEDVAIEIMSWLPVESLQRFKLVCKNWYYSIHSLMNNSFFVLKHYANMDTKLWSSKEIYLRNISALSPYGPITSYIFTILANNDHDHHDDGCIPNFHPFTHYYGVSYYNGIICINTIYSIALCNLALKKLKFVPLYRDEFINVKVLGFGYDSRANDYKIIAIKGFDSLEIYSLNSNSWKLIQDSRIDQVLPQFGFQVVNLKKFCYCYCWCKKLCGLLIISTQIENEEIEIIRVPENHDNWLKHCEDRDIGEWTRIVTWNEEIALFFFAKSNPTIIDMWVLMRKRNGDHNYYCWTKFITLGPFEGIRRPLTLWKDQVLYMSSEDDIIFVYKFGINSSYCCTHFRGGQYFVPYVKSLTSVIKRA